In the Ptychodera flava strain L36383 chromosome 1, AS_Pfla_20210202, whole genome shotgun sequence genome, TTAACAGGTGAAACAGCAGTTGCTTATACCCAACATAAAAGTCATTCAAAAGTATAGTCTATTGACCAGAAGAAATAAAAAGCTCCTCACTTGAgctattttacattttcctttACAGTGTTTATTTCCACTGCAACACGTGAGAGGCAGCTTTCCAAGGCTGTACACTGCCTTCAGTAATTTGAAAAACTATTTATCAGATACCATCAGTGTTGCACCAAGGAGTTCACACTGTGTTGTACAGGGCATACAGGAAGCTATAATGCAATTCAAAAGACAGTCTCAGACTTTAAGACAGGTATTGTAGAGTTCCATCTAGTTATAAACTTTTTCCTAACAGGTTTATCCTTTGCTATTGCATCAAAATCTGTTAAAAATGGTATTCCCTCCAATTTTAGCAATCTTGATCAACATATACATAAAGCATGATTTTTACTGCCTTGCCTTGCTAACATGAAACCATGGTGATTTTAACTGACTTAACTGGACATTAATATGCAACAGTGGCATGTGTCATAGTTATCTTCTTCTTCCATAGTTTTTGCATCAATTTTAAATTACTTGTCCGTAAGATAATTAAACTGACATCACTGGCTTTGAAGGGCCAGAAGTTGTAActtatcatgattttttcactacttttgttttgtatatcaatgaCAAGTTCTCATTCTTCTCTCAATTGTATGTTTAaaacccactatttagcttgccaaAATGACGTTTTTACTTGtacaatgcactgttattgtttatatttttaattctagtccagaccagaatttaaTCGTTGACAATAACAACACAgtttaaatatatatgtaagggccaagttgacaagctgaatatccTGTATCTCAAAATGTAGTAGGGGAGTagaaaaattaccaaaagtcaCTGCTACTGTCCTTTAAAGAGGCACTTCACTTGGTATaacttttaaaacacattttttcaatgccaacggtcgatatttgacgtggcgactgcgcgcggatcgcgagatatcgatataaacatgtcatttcccgagcgtatttttcacatcccgaagttttacgatcgttcctTCTTTTggcccgaaatcccccgaaggtttgttgttgtgctgattgacgatattctagggagtctacaataagttcgaacgacgcagttattttacttcccactgcaaagacttatATACAGCTTATACCTTTaactcaggtaagtttttaaaaacttctccttagtttttgtcgttcccattatttttaaccaataccacataaacatcagtttttacgtgttaaatattagccgcctccgatgactacattttgtcgtctgccacacagtacgtgtggttcgccgcgcgcgtggtatgagtctatgcataccacgcggcggccgttatgtatcaaccgcacgtaactgtgctagtcacctatgcgaattctggtggaatcagcaaaaattgtttttcggttttttgccaagtcagtaagactcagctttctcccacggggcatgaccgatcaccgacgcgagtggtactgtggcgtacagcagcgttagtgtagactcgtactccatagcttagttgacaatggccccagtgccgaatgttcgatgttcggaagctgaatttaggtgggccactggaattcaaacttttacttttttgaagacatgtttttatcaatatctcgcgatccgcgcgcagtcgccacgtcaaatatcgaccgttggcattaaaaaaatgtgctttaaaaatgttaccaagtgggagtgccactttaaaaggACTAAGTCActatcaaattattttattatttttgttttatttgagatGTTTTTTTATGTTGGTCTGCTTCCTAAAAACATGTTTAATTATAAAATATCAGATGGTGACTTTGTCTCCTTTAATTAGTAAAAAGCATTACAGTAGTTTGTCATTCAGAAAAGTGTTTTCAAAGTTCACAACTCCGTCTAGTGAATGAAAGATTCCAGGAAGACAGTATTTTCAAAGTGTCTTGTGTTACAATAGAGtagaaatcaaattttgtaaactTAATTGCAAACCCATTAGTTTTGATACCCGTCTTGCATTTCTCTGTCAGGTGGCTGGGTTTAGCAGTCAGCTTGAAATAACAATCATCACAGCGCGCCAAGCTTCAGCAATCAGCAAACAGATTGAAACTGTCACCGGTAACATGGATCTAGAAAATCTCAAGGTAGGTTTTTAACTGAATGTTATGACTTGAGATGTTTCTGTAAGGTTAGAGAACAGCAATAAATGGTTTGGGATTACCATGGTACTGTGTCTGTAACCCTGTAGGATGAGGACCTTCATATGCAAAGTGGAATCTGAGTACTATGGGCGAATTGTATCCCAAACTAAAACACCAAGGTTTATATCTTTTAGCAGAACATTCCATTTGTATACAGAGAAAATATAGTATACCTTGTATTAATTGGTAAAGAAGACTATAGTAAGCTTTGGAAGGGTGTACTATTTTCTTACCGGTAGTTTTGATTCacgaaaatgttcattttagaGTTAGGGAACACCCACTCAATAGTGAGATTAGCCTGTCCGTGTATTAAATTATGTACAGCGCATACCCAAAAAGCTAGATAGACCTTGTCATATGTAAGTATTTGCATTGTTAATTTAATGATATTATTGTGTCATTTTTCTGGGTATACCGTATCTCCACTTTCATATATGGCATTTATGGGGAGTGACCATAGATTAGTATGTAGCTGTGATATTTGATACCTATGAAATGATAATGTGATATGTAAAACTTGAAGAATCAGTAATCagacagcatttttttcctGCCTGACTTGTTTGATTTACTGTAGAAAATCCAGGTAGTGTCGGTCAGTGATCCAAATAACCTCAGACTAGGTGAAGATGAATTGTTTGAAGCCAGTCAGAGTAGCAACAACACATCAACCTCCAGTGATAACGCCATGTGTAGTATCATTGATGTAATCAATATTGATAATGGTAAGAATTGTGATATTGACACCTACGTTATTACATAAATCTGCAGTAAATTGAATTTATTTTGGGGAAATGAAATGCTAAGTACACACAGCATTGACGAAGGTCTATGCTCTTTTTCATGTTCAACATCAGACTGTGTAAGGATCAATAAAACGTAATAAGTGGTTTCAACTTGCCTCAGATTACTCAGAAGTAAATTTTTCCTTATTTCCATTCTTGATTTATTCATATTTACCAAGGTACCTCAGCAAAATGAGAGGTAATACACAATCAGAACAATAAACTCTTGATATATGAACTCTCATACtcatgttttatgaatattttccaTGTCTTCGTAGACGAACTGAGTCTTGAGAATTTTTTCAAAGGTTGGCTTCATGACTGTGGCACAGACAGAGAACATCTTCATTTGACCCTACCAGCAGTGTCACTGAACAGCGAAGGTAAATCAGACATTGTCATCAAGTGATTCACAAGTTATtataatgaaaaaacaaaatgaaaagctCAGCATGTCCTGAATTCCCATTTAAAGTAAAAGATTCACATGATTCTTTATCATCTTTCAGTGTATATTTTGAAAGGTGCAATCTTTTCTGCCTGTCACATTCCAGATAGGACATGATAAAGTGCTGGATCACCATGGTGGAACTGAAAGCGCCCTCTAGTGATCTATGACACTGGAAACTTAGTATGAATAGCTTTAAAACTTAGTTCGAATTCTTTTCTACATAGTCTGTTTTCTCACATTAACAATATACTTAGAAAGAACATCCTTAACCAGGATTACAATTTCTGCCAAACTGAATTGACCTCGTGCAGAATACTGCAAACCTTTCCTTCACTTTTTCTCCAGCTGCCTCATTGTAACAGTAGGCTACAAAACAGTTTAACCACACAGTAAATATGAAAGGgtgaaagaaaatgcaaaactaaCTCTGATATATCTATTTCAGATTGCAGTGAGACAGGAAAATTAACTCTGAAGTGTGATTTACAAGAGAGAATCATCAACCCTAATCAGTTACCATTCCAAGCACAGTATGTAAGTGATAACATCCTATCATATCATTGGTACATCAAAGTTAGTCTCTCCTACCTGACAGTTTGTATCAATTCACAGGTGTTTTGGGTGGGGTATAATTTACTGCAATCAAATAACTAGTATGAAGCCTCTATAATATTGGTGAGTCAGTGAAGTTTGATTTCagcaaatacaactttttttAATCAGTTGTTGCTTCTAGGTTTCTTTTGTTGCTAAATTaaacatacaaaatttcaaggggAATGTCCAAAGTCTCTGTGACAGATTTGACATTCAGTTCAAGTTGCAAgtaacaatatacatgtacatgtattgtgtgAATTTACACTTAAAGTTCTCTGaaatttataataaataaaaacactTTTTTTTCCTGAATTACATTTCACTTCTTACTGCCGCAGAGTGTACAGATGGATGCAGTAAATGGCAAACCCATCATGTCATCATCTCTCAACAAAGGGACTGGTGTCAGTGTAACAGTTCACAAGATGAGAGCAGTAAAACTTATCAAAGCTGACAGCGTATGTGAATCTGTGGTAGGTCTATCAGTACAGATCGGTTTGAGTGTCAACTATTTGTACTTCGTTGATAAGCCTGTAaaccattttgtattttcaagttTGAAGTAATGCTGACAAGATTGTCCTCAGTAAATATCTCATtgaagatatttttgaaatcccGTTGTCTGGCTAATTAGCAAATCCATTCAGTATTTGTTATCTGAAACTAGTATCAGTGTACATTCAGCAGTCATGTGGCTCAGTTTAACCttttcactacaatggtttggcccaaacccattgttatcgatGGTGATGCTGTTCACAGGGAATTATGGGTGAACAGATAACtataaaacactttgaattagctgcatgtttttttagtgattttggaTTTTTATTGCAATCGATGAGTTTTACTTAGCTGAGAAGACATTTTAAGCATGGTAAATATGGGGGAAAAAGTTTAAATTAGCGAAGTTCAATAGTTAAATTAGCTAAAAAAGGATGTTAGCCGAAAAGATGTGTTTTACAGTATTACAGTCATCCATGCgttccctgtatacctttaaagggtaTCAGAATTGACTGCAAAGAGTTCATGGTACCACAGAATTTTCTCACTCTAATCAATCTCACATACACCTCGGTATTGTCTTCTTTACTCAGCTGTACGGCATGCCATTGGTAGTGAGACCCACTACATGTTGGAAGCTGGACTGGGAGGAACTGGACACTAATCAACAGAATTTCCAGGCTTTGTGTCAGCTGCTCCAGGACAAGGTATCCAAAATTCTACCACTTTCTCaaatcttttttctttctttttaatttttagccgtgataaacaaatcaaaaagtGAATTATTTCTCTAAGAAactttctgaaataatttttaGGACAACAGTGTTCCAGTTTATGAGAATTAACACTTCCAACCAGTCTTATTTACAATCTACAAATTACTAGTCATGCATAAAACTACCCGAGCAATGATATTTTTTATgtaaaagtaacattttatcaatttttttttatgtaaatCATCTTAATAGCCATAGCTTCCAGATTTCCTAATTCTTTCTGTTTATACCTATGGACAGGATCTATTTCTGTTGGCAGAGATGGAAACCACAGAAGAGAAAGCAAAGTCGACTGGCTCATTCAACTATCGACCGGACCCGCCAAAACCTAGTGGTTATTTCTTACTACTACCATCGCAGAGCATGACACTACTGATCAAATCTGTGGCAGTCAATGAATTGATGTTACCCTGTGATTTCCAAGTACCAACCGATAAACCACTCAGTGATGCTGTCAACCTACTGTCAGACTCACTCAATCAGGTCAGACATATACTCAGGGACaatctcagattgtcgcatagcTTGAGGTAGATTGTGCCTAAgggacagatattgggactCTCAGATTTGACAGTGTTTCTCTGTACTACTGCTTGTGtggggtcattttgaagcttttgaaatatataaagttcacaccatcttgtttttgtgaaaatttaatttttccccacagCATTAATGCAAGGAAGGtgaccattttgagtttcaaatatctAGAACTTTAAGATAATATTTTTCcacagtaccaaaatttgcaaggtaacccctgatttttattcacaattctgaaagagaatagttgaaagtttcatcgaggaaagtttgaaaaaagtgtaccaccataagttcaaaaagcaaaatttttttcattgtacacATTGTAGGCAGGGGTTAGGACCTCAGCTCAATAATGAACTTCAATTTTGCATTATTGTGGCGACTGAATTTCTTTCTTATTTACTTTTTATGTGTACATTAAACAGACACTTGTACTGACTAATTTAACAAATTTTGTAGTATGATCTTCCCTCTTGCTTATATTTACTCAACAACAAAGCCTTTGACAAGAATAACATTGTAACCTAAATTTCCTTGAAACAGCAaagaaaatgtcagaaattgtcatattttactttttgatGACATCAACACTTTGCACTTAAGAAGTTTCATATGAAGTTTTATTTAGGGGAGGTGTTTTGGTccaaactgaatttttttttgttcaatttatgCGACAGTCTGCAACTGTCTCTTAGGTGATGCATTAGTCCTCAGCTTGTTTCATGTCTGACATATGCAATCATTTTATACGCATTTTTGAAACAACATGAAAACCATATTCTTACCAATACTGTAGTTACCTTCTGTTACAACCGTGTTCCAATCAGAACAATACATAACAGAGAAGGTTGATTCTGCTAGTTAGCAGGCATAAATGTTTTGACActaaaaaatttgtcaaaaataaatataacagTTGCCACTTCTGGGTTCTGGCTGTACCCAATTGTAATTTTAACTGTTACATTCAGTTCAGCTGGTGTGAATTCCCATGGcatgttttacaaaaatcaCTCACAAACCACCTTGATACTCAATTCTTTTTCTAAAACTTTGATAGCACgcaaaatttcaatgaaaaaggaGTATTAGTGCCAATTTGATGCTTTGATTTAAAATACTGATCAATTGATATGAAAGTTGTGCTGTTTTCAAATGGTCAATGGGATCAACATCACTGGAAATCAGGATGATAAAGTTGTAAGACAAAATCTGATCGTAATTGAGATTAGGAGAAACGTATACTTGTATCGATTTACTGTAGAATGTGTCATGGGGACAAATGTTTGGACTCTAATTTCTggtgtaccacttgtgtggacacattttgaagatcttgaAGTGAAACTGgcatattttaatgatcattgaaaatttattttttcccatagagttaacacagggatgggggtcattttgaatttcaaatatttgtacatgttcagtaatttgtttgtctCGCCCAaaagtttgcacagtgacccctgatttctattcttgattttgaaattaatgcTTGAAAGTTGCCTTCAGGAGACTTTTGAGTGAAAGTCATTTCAAAGTTTCAAGGTACATATTACCTTAAAAAACACCAATGCAagcttttaaaaaattgaaaatgtttccATTTGTAGTTGGAGATAGAAGATTCTTTCAATCCACTTTTGATCAAATCCAACCTGTGTAGAAGCCTGACTAGCTCACTGTTGAAGAATACAAATATAGGAAGACAAAACATTAAAAGGAAGCCCAACATCTATGACTCTCAGGTAGgcatatcattattttcatcaaaattggaCAGCGACAATAGTCATGAACATATAGTAAAACACTCCGGTGTTATAGATTGTAATGATATTAACAGCTATTGTAACTGAATTGTGTAAAAGTTGATACACAACCTATTAAATAATGACAGCCATTGAAAATATGTTACACAATGTGCCAAAATATGATAAAGTCTGTAGTATGATTTTGTGTAACACGtagtaaaatgacagaaatAAATTTACTGCTGTTTTGGAGAAATCCAATCTAAAAAGATCAAAATCTAATACACAATGTGACTATTGAGCGAAAATAAAAGATTAATGTCTTATTTTGTGTTGAAAACTGTAACAGGATGTTAGTTTCTGTTAATCATAAGCCTAAACAACTGTCAGATAAATTCGCTGGTGCCTTTTTACGCAATTTTCACCTAACAGATGTCACAGACAACTCATGCTACCAGAGGAAGAGGCCGAGGAGGCAGAGGAATGGAGGGCAGCAGAGGACAGGGTAAGGCCCAGTATCCACCTGTGACTAGACAACCTAGAAACAGAAATGTCAGTTGTATACCAAGC is a window encoding:
- the LOC139143015 gene encoding meiosis 1 arrest protein-like codes for the protein MDPQKMNRAVFARQPAHVLMVDFSPPFDMDTCHTLNRTLENFFSLVCNLGGPCRTPLFGLYALGCFPECLFPLQHVRGSFPRLYTAFSNLKNYLSDTISVAPRSSHCVVQGIQEAIMQFKRQSQTLRQVAGFSSQLEITIITARQASAISKQIETVTGNMDLENLKKIQVVSVSDPNNLRLGEDELFEASQSSNNTSTSSDNAMCSIIDVINIDNDELSLENFFKGWLHDCGTDREHLHLTLPAVSLNSEGKSDIVIK
- the LOC139143025 gene encoding meiosis 1 arrest protein-like, whose product is MVELKAPSNCSETGKLTLKCDLQERIINPNQLPFQAQYSVQMDAVNGKPIMSSSLNKGTGVSVTVHKMRAVKLIKADSVCESVLYGMPLVVRPTTCWKLDWEELDTNQQNFQALCQLLQDKDLFLLAEMETTEEKAKSTGSFNYRPDPPKPSGYFLLLPSQSMTLLIKSVAVNELMLPCDFQVPTDKPLSDAVNLLSDSLNQLEIEDSFNPLLIKSNLCRSLTSSLLKNTNIGRQNIKRKPNIYDSQMSQTTHATRGRGRGGRGMEGSRGQGKAQYPPVTRQPRNRNVSCIPSHQKRYCPPPPPTSSQDIYAFQDFEDFPTEL